A stretch of DNA from Cryptomeria japonica chromosome 4, Sugi_1.0, whole genome shotgun sequence:
AAAATTTACTTAGATCTAATATTTGCATTATTTTTCTCTAAGGGTTAATGTAAAAAATAAACTTTGGAGTCCACTATAATTGCACACTTGTAGGCACTTGTATCAAGCattttatttagtaaatatttgacCTTCCTGAGCTTGTATCTTTTTCTTTTTAGCTCTAATTTCACTTTTGTTCATGATTTTAAAATCTTGCCATCAATGTCGATAAATGAAcctttttttagattttttggtcAATTTCTCAGTGAGGCACTCTTATAACCTATCATGTCAGGGGCATGTTTTTATGTGATCTTTCGTGTTGATATCATTTTCTCCCTATTTCAAGTTTGGGATATCAATTTTTCCTAAAATACATCCCATCAATGTCAGTTCAACTCTATTTTGATCATGTaacatcaattcatcccaaaacctaTTTTGATGAGGTCAATTTGCTCCCGTTTTATCGCGCGACTTCTTTTTTCCCATTTTTTGTCTTGTTGACATCCTTTTCTCCCAATTTTTAGTTTATGACATAATTTTGACCTCTTCTCTTGCCCCATGGCATCACATCAGTCCCATTTTAGTCCTTTGACTCGCTTTGACCCAACTTGCTTGCTTTTACCATATTTAACCTAATTTCCCCATTTTCTATCTAAACCTTCCCAATTCTTCCCAATTTCATCTAATTTGACCTAATTTGACATAATTTAACCAAATTAAGGTCTCTAGACATCGGTTTGACTTAGTTCCCTtttagttttaattaattaaaccctcGTTCTTATTAAGAATTATTctaaagttaaataaataaatttaataattatttatttgtcccttttgtctattaattaaataaatttattttgattaattaaccCATAAATgcgaataataaattaataaaatatatgtattaattaattgtatttatATTCTTCATAATAgcctcctaatttttgaatttgagaaactaatatctttccttattttaattgattttcaaaAATTATTCTTTTTGACAATATCTCAtttatcttaattttaaatttaaaaatgagaTATGCACATTCAAAAATTAGCTTTGTTCCATCTCTTCTTCTTTATctccttcatcttcatccttcctcGAATGATAGCTTTGTCATGCACTTAATTAGGTACATGTCCAATTAACCAAAAATAATTTTGATCTTGGTCATCCACCGAGTCTCAAGTTTTCTATTGTAATGCCcatcaaaataccctagagaaactaaccaaatAACTAAGAAAACAaagataattttttatttgaaatatcATTACAAAATATGCATTTAAATAAACATTATCATATGTACATAGATGTAAGCAAGTGGAATTAACTTACAACATGTATAGATTAACATTCCCTAGTGTATCTTAATGGCATTACTTGACATAACATTAAAATATGAACAACATCATATAGCTTTACAACATCATTTCCtacaataatattaatattaatttcaacTAAGAACATGggaaataattcatttaattgcacCATTATGCATATGCAAATACATCCTATAGGTTTACTTTAATGCTccaaaaccaaatgttcctaatcatTAACTCCATCATCTAGAAAATTTCTTCAATACTAGAACATAACCATACCATTCTTAATAAAAGAATCTAGACACTAGCCTATTTATATCACACAACTCATAATACAACTAATACAAATATGGTCCATGCAAGTAATACCATCTAATCCAGCAAGGAACCATAAACGCTAACTTACAAGAATAATAATCTGAATTAAATATCCTATCTCACTCAAGTGGATAATCTCCAATATACAACATATACAACATCTTCTACAATAGTGAATTCTAGATTCTACTTGTAAATATAATTATCCAAAGTATATGATTGCAATGATGTCTTCCAATCACATAGAAAACATGATAACTAGTCCAAGAATCCAAGCACAAGCTGAAGAGATAGAGAATCCTCATCCATGCACACAAACATCCAATGAAGAAGATTCCAATGGAATAAGatatcaaaccacctgaccatgtgaccAAAAAGGTCCATCCCTCATGTTGTAGAGAATGACATAAGGTCccacacatactctaaacctaaaaTAACACCTAACATCCAAGGAACATAAACATAGACTACAACCACATCTAAAATTCAGCTACAAAGAACATAACCAGATACACAATACATGGCTCAACCATAAGCTTAAAGACACTAGAGGCTATCATCAAAACAAGGATAATGTACTAAGACACATATAGGGAAGAGTGGCATCACATGCCAACACAATAAAAAGGGTTTTCCTAGTAGTCTCTAGACCTCGACGCCTATGATACCCATGcaaaaccatctcaacctttgagagaacAAAGGGAGTTCGGTCATGCCAACCAAAGGCCTTCCCAAACTCATCTTGATCTCGAACTAGCACTCTAAGCCATGAGTGAGTCTCCACAaatcatattattattttattaatgtgAACGCTACTACCCAACCcatctagattaattaattaaggttatcacttgttaaCAGAATAACTTCCAATGAGATCTCTTGGTAGTCTAGACCCTGTCAGCCATCATATGAGATCTCCTAGCGATCTACCTCTCATGACTCTAGCACCCATTTGAAAATcactccccctatcatgttccTATACCTAAGGTATTAAAATAAACATACATGCAAGGATTACATAATATATCCACCCAAAGATTCCATATGCAAAACTAGTTCATAACCATAATTGAGCCCATAAATCAATATTCTAATAGTCTCATGTATAATCCAAGTCATGGAACCAAAGTCACAACATCCATATATTACCACAATGATATTCCAACAATTCAATAACATGGCATATCCAACGCAAAAGCCATAATGCAATGGATATCCAATTTTGGAAAAAGTCAATCAATACTAGAAGAACATAAGGGATTCACAAAAAAAACTGAAACAAGCCTCTAGTCTGACAAAATtcatcacaaactacaaaaatcAATTGGCAAGATCAAAATCGCAGAATGGTGCCTTTACAAACCAAACTAGCCGATACACAAACTCTTATAGCACCTTTGTGACTCAGAATAGTGCTTTCATGACACATGGTGGTAAATCTATTAACCAAATTAGCACATTTAAATAACAAAATATAAAATACACAAAATATCAAATGGCACATATACAACCTAGTCTAACACATTTTCAAAATAAAGTTGTGCATTCGCATAATAGAATAGCacgtaaaataaaaaaattagcacATATCTTCACTTGAATATGTCATATGCAACTAAGAGCCAAAATGACTCAGATGCaaacaaaaattaaaatgattaagtGTAAAAAAGGCTTGAACACAAATTAAGACACCAACAAAAAATCATAAGGGTGTTTGACCACAAAGTATAAGCTTACAACATAATAAGGAATACAATAAACTAGAACAGTGCAAGTTTCTCTCGACATCGCACAAAACTTCTTCTCGACATCATATAGGAAACTCATTCTCGACAATCCAAAATTTTGAAATCAAAACTTAGAATCACAATACAAACGATATCTCCCAAGGAAATGAATTCAAATATTTTGAACCAAAAACTCAAGAAACTATATGGTGGTAAAGGTCCAAATGGCTTCATATACCCAAAATCAAAGAAATAAAACCATGATAATGTTTTAATATAGGAACATATCTTCAACTCACACAGAAATCACACTTCCTTTCCAACAATCATGGTGCATACAATCTTTCCATAAAATCAAAATGCCATAAGGAGGGATTCAAATccaatgacatggaaatgaagaaATGGacaaaggaaattgaagaagaaatatgaagttGCCAGCCAAAATCTAACAAACTCTCTCCACTCAATCACAACAACAAATAAAAACCAAATTCTAGCTCCAATCCTCAAGCATTCGTAGGAAAATTCATCTCGAAACCAAACTCAAAAATTACAataatttcaagccaaaaagaacCTCACACCAATCTCAAAAATTCATATTTATAAATTATCCCCAAAAAGCATACCTCGCCAAAGcccaaataaaaaacaatgaaaacatAATAATAAAGTTACCAACCATTCCCAAGAGtcaagataaaaataaaattaaataatatcattAACCAAATGTAACTTCCAAAAGCCAATAGTAAAagagggtaagtaaataaataattaaataaataaataaaagggttaaacaataaaagaaataaccaattaaataaataactaaataaattgataACTGATAAATCACTAAATCAAATGCCCAAATAAGATAAATGCTCAATCAAGTGTGAATCCCACAAAATGAACATTGATATATTATAAACTCCAACAAAATGAATGTATCTCTATTAATATTaatcataataattaattaatgttaataactatataaatcaattaattaataatttaatttataccACAACTCCACAAAGCATCCCAACATAGGATTATATAATATACCGCATAACAACTAACAAGGCAACTATAGCGAAGACACTAAGATTGACAAGgtaccaactaagcctagagtTTGTAATAGGGTCTCATATCACCTCCAATAAACTTaccattgggattagagacacaTTCAGGCCTAGGAAaccaagtggagttgatgtctagtaccatCGATCCTGCACCACACCAACATATATATCACATataacataaaataatcaaataggtggaagagaatcacaacatcacacccTTCTTGTAAACGAGTGGTATAACATAATCTCTTCCATGATCACAACATAATACAACCATGATAACAAAGCATCCTTAATAACATCATCACCATATCCAATATAAGTATGAAATAAGGTTAGCTCATAGCATGATATTGCCACAAGTAAATATAAACCACCACATCCATACAATGGGTGCTCATAAGTAACCAAACATATGTCCAACCATCACAATAGTTCCAATTATATTATCATCCACATAAAACCATAATATATAAACTATTAATATGTGATGTCTAGCATCAAACTGTAAGCATCTAACATATATAATAAATCCATAAGTATCAACCAAAAGCATAATAAAAAGAGTCTAAACTAGGTTCATAAAGTCTATCGATGCataaaagaaagatgaatcatGGAGGGGCACTACGTGTATTAATTGAGACCTCATTCTTCATTTGAATAATCTAACTTTTCGTTCATTGTTACTCTTTCAAATTATCTAGCAATCATCTAGATTTAGCATTATCattttatcaaaattatttaatcttagAATTGCATTTCTAGTATCCTTGATATCATCCTTGCTTTCATTCATAATTGCACTTGCACAATGAGAGCTACATCAAATTAGAGGAGAaatgaagaacaatggagccactttgaaggaatgctatggtgacatcattttatgttttgtatTTCGTTTCACTGTCTTTATTGGTTAGATTAGGAAATTTTAGCATAATTGTTTAAGTTTGTGATTCACTTTGATTGTGTTAATGTTTCAttcattttctcaaaattttccaaTCTATAAgactaaattatttaattaaaatgtgaTGATTTAGGTCACCCTAAAaattgaactattagccaaattttgattcccaaatttccaTAAATAGCCAATTGATGAATATTGGCCACTAAAAAAATCAGTCCAGACTTGTGTGCTAGTATTTAAAGATATTTAATATAATTCTaatcatcttcaacaaatcaagaattcaatcattttaaatgaGATATTAATAGTGACACACTTTGATGTGATCTATTAAAAGTTATTAATAATTTACATTGTGGACACTTGTCTATTGTATTtgatattgtttgatttcaaaTGGTTCATTAAGGTATAATGTCATCATCACAACTAAGTTGTATAATAAACTAAAAAGATACTTATTAATACAACTAGTCAGCtttcaagaaaggaaaggaaaggaaaggaactACACATTAGATCAAGTTTTAGAATAGAATGTTACACATATTTCAAGCATGGGTATACAACTATGATCATAGATTCATTGACATGTAAACTTGTTCTTTGAATTAACAAAGATTTAAAAGAAAACGTTTAGTAAATGGTTTTAGAAAGAAAGACATTTTTAAGAATATTTGAAATCAATATTCACTTGTATTTTTGTTAACTATCAAGTGAAATACAATCATTTTCTATATAATTTACTTACACATTTCCATTACTAAATTTGATATCTTCTTATTTTCgcctaattttatatatatatatatatatatatatgaattatacCAATATAAGCATAAAACTTATGTATACTTTCTAGGTAGTATTAAGAAAAAGGGGAAAAAAAGCTGTCTTCGAGTGAGTGAAAACTTCTCTCAAAACGAGCTCTTACCAAGCATGAAAGAATCAGAAGATGTCCTTTTCTGATGAAgagattgatttatttattttattaaattattttgttcaAAActttgtgaatcttaagaggaggGCATCATCTATAAAGCTACAGCTAAGATGGTTTGGTGGGTCATTTCatgtcttcaaagcaaacaataTGCTTATCTCAAGACGAAGTCTTCAGCATTTTCTTTGGTCTCGACTTTTTATGATTCTTCTGGAATTGTCCATTTTCTTTTCcatgaagaaaagaataaaattttaaatcaatcaATCTTGATAGGAGGTGAATTTTTAAAGATGATACTTTGTTTGGCTATATGGATGAAAGGTTAACTTGGTTGTTTCTCATGTTTAGCTTTTTCTGTAGctctatttaaatattaaaaacttttatcagttaaatattaataattaatttgatcTTTTAAAcatatcaaaaaacaaaaaaattatcttATTTCATCGAGCAATATCTTATATCTTCTACAAATTCTTGTTTAacgatatatctatatatattcaattaaaaaatCAGCATATCTTTAAAGTTCATTGGGATTAAAGTTTTCATtaaaatcaaaatggcatctataAAGCTGCAGGTTACCATGAGGATTGGGGTGTGTGTGGTTTGATTTTTTCTATTGAACCACAATGTCTGTTCTTGTTTGGGAGGCCATCTGTGCTGGAAACTATTCTGCGTGGACTGCGTTGCATGATTTTGCGCTCCATATTCGAGTACAATGGCTGGTAAGGATTTTAGTACTCACTAGCATGATGTTGCAGCTTGTTCTGGTTGTTCTGGGTGCACGCAGATATCTTACTTCAAGTGGTACTTTGCGTTTTCTTGTTTGGGGAGCCTACATTTCTGCGGATGCTGTGGCTATTTCTGCACTTGGGATCATGATGCACAGCGATCGGAAGGAGATTTATGGAATATGGGCTCCAGTGTTACTGATTCATTTAGGGGGACCAGATGCTATAACTGCTTACTCCATGGCTGATAATGAGCTGTGGATGAGACATGGATTCAATATGGTTTATCAAGTTTGTGTGGCAGTGTATGTCATTTATGCATCATCAATGAAACTCCGTTCATTGGCTGCTGCTATTCTTCTACTGCTTGTAGGATTCCTTAAGTATGGCGAAAGGACACTTGCTTTGAGGTATGGCAGTTATCCTCGAATCGTTATGTCAAGTCTGCCAATTTCTAAATGTATGGAGATAAAATGTGTTGCACAAGAATGCAAATATGTTGTTATGGGAGAGGATAAAGTGGAGCAGGCGTCGTCTTCGCGGAAAGGGAGGCCAAAAGAAGAGTTACAGATGTCTTCACTGAAAGGAAAAGACATAGTAACTATTGAGGATGTTGAGCAGGTTGGTAACGATGAGAAGGACGATAAGCGGAGATTTGTTACAGATAGAGGGTACGAGCTCTGCCTTTCCCATGCGTTGTTCAAAATGTATAAGCGGAGGTTTGGGAGTTTGTATTTTGTTGAGGGGGATTGGAAGGAGACCAGAGCTTTTTGGGTTAACCGTAGTGGAGGAGAGGCATTCAGAATTGTAGAGATGGAGTTAAAATTCATGTACGATGCGGTCTTCTCCAAGTACAGCAACGCAGGGTTCACTAAGTGGGGGATGGCAGTGCGTTTTCTCAGCACCATTCTCATGGGAACAGCAGGGTTTctaattttgggagagagagaatccAGACAAGCACAGCGGATGGTGACATACGTTTTGATTTCAGTAGCGTTTCTGGTTGAGGTCTTTCAGATATGGCGAGTCATAGTGTCCGACTGGACCAGGGTCCATTTAATTTGTGCTTATGTGGCATATAGGCGCCTAGAAAGCCGGAGCGGATTTTGCTATGTTCTTCAGTGGTGCAGATTTCAGGTGATAAAGATTACCATGATTGTGATAAGCAAGTTTCAGGAATTTAGTAGTGGAGGAAATAGATACTTGAGCGAGGTTGTTGGAGGAGATAGATACTGGAGCGACCAAATTCCGCAACACTGCCTAATAGAGACTTGGCTTAATTCGTCTCCTATAATGTGTAAGATGGCTGGACTTTTTCCCAAGCCAGAGAGATCTATTGTAAGCTGGTACACCAAAATATGGCATGTCAACAACGTGCCTGTCGAAGAtgatctcaaagacttcatttttaaaatcctcaaaaaggcaTGTTCTGAGGAGAATCGTACTGAACAATGCAAACAGAAATTTTACAACTTTGAGAAGGATCTGTTTCAAGGAGAAACTGAAATCCAGGAGATATTGAAGTCGCATGTCAATCTGGAGGAGGTCATTCTGATATGGCATATAGCTACCACTTTATGtgacaggaagagaagagagactGAGAAAGAATTGCCCCAGAAGAACGAGACAGAGGAAAAATTGGCTCAACAGAGAGAGCTGAATGAGAAGAATGTTAAGTGGAGTATAACACTGTCGAGGTACTGCGCATATCTGCTAATGTCACGCCCCCATCTTTTGCCCCTCCACCCCAAGATGGCAAGGATTGTATACATGCAACTTGTGAACCAACTTCTGGACAAACTTACCTTGGGCAGTATTATTCACAAAAATCCTGAATATCTGTTAGGCAGCAAAAAGAATGATGATCTGTTAGGCTCCGGGGCAAAACTAGCTCACCAGCTGCTGAAGAAACAAGAAGGTGATATGTGGAAGTTATTGGCGGAGTATTGGGGTAAGTTGGTAATATACATGGCGTTGTACAATAAGGCAATATATCATGCAGAGTGCGTGGCTGCAGGAGGAGAATTTCTGAGTCAAGTGTGGGTTTTATTAGCTCATATGGGATGTGGAGAACAGTCTGACTCTGATGTAACCAAGAAGGTAGAGATGGCGTCGAATAAGGAATTATCAGTGGGCGAGAGGAGTACTGAACAAGATCCAGCTGAAATGAGAAAAGAACTAGAAACAGCGAAGAAGGGTTTGAGTGATCGTGAAAACGATTTGAAAAATCGTGAAAAGGAATTAGATACAGTGAAGAAGGATTTCAATGATCGTGAAAATGCTTTCACTGCAAtggagaaggagttagctttaatgaagaaggatttgagtgatcGTGAAAAGGAATTATCTGCAACGAAGGGGGGTTTAAGTAACCCTGAACAAGAATTAGCTGCAGCGAAGAAAATTTCGAGTGATCTTGAGGAGGAACTTGCCGCAACGAAGAAGATCTTGCGTGATCGTGAAGAAGATTTTGCTGCAATGAAGAAGAATTTGCTCCTTCGTAAAGGAAATTTTGAATGATCGTGAAAAACAATTAGTGAAGACAAAGTTGAATCTGAAACGACCTGCTTTTTATAAGAGGAGACCTTTGTTCATTCTCTTATCATCTCATCTGTAGTACTTTTAACTTCTTTTTTAATGTTGATGTTAAACTGCTCAACATGAGTATGTTAAGAACGTTTAAAATACTACACAATGGTAAATGTTATGCATGTCTTACACAAtataaatatggaaaattattttaTGCTGTATGTTTTAACACAAATCATTATAATATGGCATGTATAGGGGAGAGGAGTCACTAGTGGAGTGGGGACATGAAGTGAGAATATCTGTGAAGGGTTTTAAGACTCACAGTGGAGCTGTCAAGTAGTAAAAATATGTAATAAATATTATCAGATGCTATAATCAAATGTATCACACATGTACACATCCAAAGTATTTTATAATAGGTGTATATTTGTCCAAAATATAATCTAGCAAGTACAGTTTGACAAGTCAGAGCATATTCAGTATTCAGTAGACAACTATTAGAACCCATATTGCATCAATGGTGGTAAGAAAATGACCACAACATGTAACTTTGCATCCACACATAAGACAAACTTGACTTAAAATGTTAACCTTAACCGCTCAATATTTTATCATTTACAAAACAAAAAGTGAATCCATGTCATCAAGGTACAAGACATTCCATCCCATCACAAGGACCAATCAGATCCATTGTCAGTCAATGAGTTCCGGATTCACAGTATACTTATCAGACAAAATCCACCACATTATGTCCCATTGACCACAATCAAGCACCCAACTACTAGTCACTTAACACACAAAAGCCACCACATTGTGTCCTTGCAAATGATCCAATCTCCCAAGAGTATCccatttaatttctattatttgaTGAGCACATAACATGTGTAAACACACAAGAGAGGTCATGAAGGCTGATATTTATCAACCATTATCAAGCACATCCCTTCAACTTATATCAAGCATACACATGCAAGGGAATCATTGCAAACTTGACAAGTACATGCTATTGAAATATTAAAGATTCCAAAAAGAAATTATATTAATCATATCCATGGGAA
This window harbors:
- the LOC131063592 gene encoding uncharacterized protein LOC131063592; its protein translation is MSVLVWEAICAGNYSAWTALHDFALHIRVQWLVRILVLTSMMLQLVLVVLGARRYLTSSGTLRFLVWGAYISADAVAISALGIMMHSDRKEIYGIWAPVLLIHLGGPDAITAYSMADNELWMRHGFNMVYQVCVAVYVIYASSMKLRSLAAAILLLLVGFLKYGERTLALRYGSYPRIVMSSLPISKCMEIKCVAQECKYVVMGEDKVEQASSSRKGRPKEELQMSSLKGKDIVTIEDVEQVGNDEKDDKRRFVTDRGYELCLSHALFKMYKRRFGSLYFVEGDWKETRAFWVNRSGGEAFRIVEMELKFMYDAVFSKYSNAGFTKWGMAVRFLSTILMGTAGFLILGERESRQAQRMVTYVLISVAFLVEVFQIWRVIVSDWTRVHLICAYVAYRRLESRSGFCYVLQWCRFQVIKITMIVISKFQEFSSGGNRYLSEVVGGDRYWSDQIPQHCLIETWLNSSPIMCKMAGLFPKPERSIVSWYTKIWHVNNVPVEDDLKDFIFKILKKACSEENRTEQCKQKFYNFEKDLFQGETEIQEILKSHVNLEEVILIWHIATTLCDRKRRETEKELPQKNETEEKLAQQRELNEKNVKWSITLSRYCAYLLMSRPHLLPLHPKMARIVYMQLVNQLLDKLTLGSIIHKNPEYLLGSKKNDDLLGSGAKLAHQLLKKQEGDMWKLLAEYWGKLVIYMALYNKAIYHAECVAAGGEFLSQVWVLLAHMGCGEQSDSDVTKKVEMASNKELSVGERSTEQDPAEMRKELETAKKGLSDRENDLKNREKELDTVKKDFNDRENAFTAMEKELALMKKDLSDREKELSATKGGLSNPEQELAAAKKISSDLEEELAATKKILRDREEDFAAMKKNLLLRKGNFE